Proteins co-encoded in one Myotis daubentonii chromosome 8, mMyoDau2.1, whole genome shotgun sequence genomic window:
- the SLC35C2 gene encoding solute carrier family 35 member C2 isoform X5 → MGRWALDVAFVWRAVLTLGLVLLYYCFSIGITFYNKWLTKSFHFPLFMTMLHLAVIFLFSALSRALVQCSSHRARVVLSWTDYLRRVAPTALATALDVGLSNWSFLYITVSLYTMTKSSAVLFILIFSLIFKLEELVRPQHPLSPSCPLRCGRRWSWWSSSSPGASSCSPTSPRSSTRRALPWCWGPRSSVAFAGPSRRFSCRRRILGSRTPSTPCSTCSHSCFSGSSPSLPYLKEVCTLLLAAHLLGDQISLLNWLGFALCLSGISLHVALKALHSRGDGDPKPSKGLGSNPDLELLLRSSQPEEVDNEAAEEDFVAQG, encoded by the exons ATGGGGAGGTGGGCCCTGGACGTGGCCTTTGTGTGGAGGGCAGTGTTGACCCTGGGGCTGGTCCTTCTCTACTACTGCTTCTCCATCGGCATCACCTTCTACAACAAATGGCTGACAAAG AGCTTCCACTTCCCCCTCTTCATGACGATGCTGCACCTGGCCGTGATCTTCCTGTTCTCCGCCCTGTCCAGGGCGCTGGTCCAGTGCTCCAGCCACAGGGCCCGCGTGGTGCTGAGCTGGACCGACTACCTCAGAAGAGTAGCTCCGACAG CGCTGGCTACGGCACTTGACGTGGGCTTGTCCAACTGGAGCTTCCTCTACATCACCGTCTCACT GTACACAATGACCAAATCCTCAGCCGTCCTCTTCATCTTGATCTTCTCTCTGATCTTCAAGCTGGAGGAGCTGGTGAGGCCCCAGCATCCCCTgagtccctcctgccccctcaggTG CGGGCGGCGCTGGTCCTGGTGGTCCTCCTCATCGCCGGGGGCCTCTTCATGTTCACCTACAAGTCCACGCAGTTCAACACGGAGGGCTTTGCCTTGGTGCTGGGGGCCTCGTTCATCGGTGGCATTCGCTGGACCCTCACGCAGATTCTCCTGCAGAAGGCGGATCTTG GGCTCCAGAACCCCATCGACACCATGTTCCACCTGCAGCCACTCATGTTTCTCGGGCTCTTCCCCCTCTTTGCCATATTTGAAG GAAGTCTGCACTTTGCTGTTGGCAGCTCATCTGCTGGGCGACCAGATCAGCCTCCTGAACTGGCTGGGCTTCGCCCTCTGCCTCTCGGGAATATCCCTGCACGTCGCCCTCAAAGCCCTGCACTCCAGAG GTGATGGCGACCCTAAACCCTCAAAGGGGCTGGGCTCCAACCCCGACCTGGAGCTGCTGCTCCGGAGCAGCCAGCCGGAGGAAGTGGATAATGAGGCGGCGGAGGAGGACTTTGTGGCCCAGGGGTAG
- the SLC35C2 gene encoding solute carrier family 35 member C2 isoform X1 — protein sequence MGRWALDVAFVWRAVLTLGLVLLYYCFSIGITFYNKWLTKSFHFPLFMTMLHLAVIFLFSALSRALVQCSSHRARVVLSWTDYLRRVAPTALATALDVGLSNWSFLYITVSLYTMTKSSAVLFILIFSLIFKLEELVRPQHPLSPSCPLRCGRRWSWWSSSSPGASSCSPTSPRSSTRRALPWCWGPRSSVAFAGPSRRFSCRRRILGSRTPSTPCSTCSHSCFSGSSPSLPYLKDPGLLLRVLGSLFLGGILAFGLGFSEFLLVSRTSSLTLSIAGIFKEVCTLLLAAHLLGDQISLLNWLGFALCLSGISLHVALKALHSRGDGDPKPSKGLGSNPDLELLLRSSQPEEVDNEAAEEDFVAQG from the exons ATGGGGAGGTGGGCCCTGGACGTGGCCTTTGTGTGGAGGGCAGTGTTGACCCTGGGGCTGGTCCTTCTCTACTACTGCTTCTCCATCGGCATCACCTTCTACAACAAATGGCTGACAAAG AGCTTCCACTTCCCCCTCTTCATGACGATGCTGCACCTGGCCGTGATCTTCCTGTTCTCCGCCCTGTCCAGGGCGCTGGTCCAGTGCTCCAGCCACAGGGCCCGCGTGGTGCTGAGCTGGACCGACTACCTCAGAAGAGTAGCTCCGACAG CGCTGGCTACGGCACTTGACGTGGGCTTGTCCAACTGGAGCTTCCTCTACATCACCGTCTCACT GTACACAATGACCAAATCCTCAGCCGTCCTCTTCATCTTGATCTTCTCTCTGATCTTCAAGCTGGAGGAGCTGGTGAGGCCCCAGCATCCCCTgagtccctcctgccccctcaggTG CGGGCGGCGCTGGTCCTGGTGGTCCTCCTCATCGCCGGGGGCCTCTTCATGTTCACCTACAAGTCCACGCAGTTCAACACGGAGGGCTTTGCCTTGGTGCTGGGGGCCTCGTTCATCGGTGGCATTCGCTGGACCCTCACGCAGATTCTCCTGCAGAAGGCGGATCTTG GGCTCCAGAACCCCATCGACACCATGTTCCACCTGCAGCCACTCATGTTTCTCGGGCTCTTCCCCCTCTTTGCCATATTTGAAG GACCCAGGGCTGCTCCTGCGGGTACTCGGGAGCCTCTTCCTTGGCGGGATTCTTGCCTTTGGTTTGGGTTTCTCCGAGTTCCTCCTGGTTTCCAGAACCTCCAGCCTTACTCTCTCCATTGCCGGCATTTTTAAG GAAGTCTGCACTTTGCTGTTGGCAGCTCATCTGCTGGGCGACCAGATCAGCCTCCTGAACTGGCTGGGCTTCGCCCTCTGCCTCTCGGGAATATCCCTGCACGTCGCCCTCAAAGCCCTGCACTCCAGAG GTGATGGCGACCCTAAACCCTCAAAGGGGCTGGGCTCCAACCCCGACCTGGAGCTGCTGCTCCGGAGCAGCCAGCCGGAGGAAGTGGATAATGAGGCGGCGGAGGAGGACTTTGTGGCCCAGGGGTAG
- the SLC35C2 gene encoding solute carrier family 35 member C2 isoform X3, protein MGRWALDVAFVWRAVLTLGLVLLYYCFSIGITFYNKWLTKSFHFPLFMTMLHLAVIFLFSALSRALVQCSSHRARVVLSWTDYLRRVAPTALATALDVGLSNWSFLYITVSLYTMTKSSAVLFILIFSLIFKLEELRAALVLVVLLIAGGLFMFTYKSTQFNTEGFALVLGASFIGGIRWTLTQILLQKADLGLHLSTSEKIFRFQDPGLLLRVLGSLFLGGILAFGLGFSEFLLVSRTSSLTLSIAGIFKEVCTLLLAAHLLGDQISLLNWLGFALCLSGISLHVALKALHSRGDGDPKPSKGLGSNPDLELLLRSSQPEEVDNEAAEEDFVAQG, encoded by the exons ATGGGGAGGTGGGCCCTGGACGTGGCCTTTGTGTGGAGGGCAGTGTTGACCCTGGGGCTGGTCCTTCTCTACTACTGCTTCTCCATCGGCATCACCTTCTACAACAAATGGCTGACAAAG AGCTTCCACTTCCCCCTCTTCATGACGATGCTGCACCTGGCCGTGATCTTCCTGTTCTCCGCCCTGTCCAGGGCGCTGGTCCAGTGCTCCAGCCACAGGGCCCGCGTGGTGCTGAGCTGGACCGACTACCTCAGAAGAGTAGCTCCGACAG CGCTGGCTACGGCACTTGACGTGGGCTTGTCCAACTGGAGCTTCCTCTACATCACCGTCTCACT GTACACAATGACCAAATCCTCAGCCGTCCTCTTCATCTTGATCTTCTCTCTGATCTTCAAGCTGGAGGAGCTG CGGGCGGCGCTGGTCCTGGTGGTCCTCCTCATCGCCGGGGGCCTCTTCATGTTCACCTACAAGTCCACGCAGTTCAACACGGAGGGCTTTGCCTTGGTGCTGGGGGCCTCGTTCATCGGTGGCATTCGCTGGACCCTCACGCAGATTCTCCTGCAGAAGGCGGATCTTG GTCTCCATTTGTCCACATCTGAGAAAATCTTCCGTTTCCAGGACCCAGGGCTGCTCCTGCGGGTACTCGGGAGCCTCTTCCTTGGCGGGATTCTTGCCTTTGGTTTGGGTTTCTCCGAGTTCCTCCTGGTTTCCAGAACCTCCAGCCTTACTCTCTCCATTGCCGGCATTTTTAAG GAAGTCTGCACTTTGCTGTTGGCAGCTCATCTGCTGGGCGACCAGATCAGCCTCCTGAACTGGCTGGGCTTCGCCCTCTGCCTCTCGGGAATATCCCTGCACGTCGCCCTCAAAGCCCTGCACTCCAGAG GTGATGGCGACCCTAAACCCTCAAAGGGGCTGGGCTCCAACCCCGACCTGGAGCTGCTGCTCCGGAGCAGCCAGCCGGAGGAAGTGGATAATGAGGCGGCGGAGGAGGACTTTGTGGCCCAGGGGTAG
- the SLC35C2 gene encoding solute carrier family 35 member C2 isoform X2 — protein sequence MGRWALDVAFVWRAVLTLGLVLLYYCFSIGITFYNKWLTKSFHFPLFMTMLHLAVIFLFSALSRALVQCSSHRARVVLSWTDYLRRVAPTALATALDVGLSNWSFLYITVSLYTMTKSSAVLFILIFSLIFKLEELRAALVLVVLLIAGGLFMFTYKSTQFNTEGFALVLGASFIGGIRWTLTQILLQKADLGLQNPIDTMFHLQPLMFLGLFPLFAIFEGLHLSTSEKIFRFQDPGLLLRVLGSLFLGGILAFGLGFSEFLLVSRTSSLTLSIAGIFKEVCTLLLAAHLLGDQISLLNWLGFALCLSGISLHVALKALHSRGDGDPKPSKGLGSNPDLELLLRSSQPEEVDNEAAEEDFVAQG from the exons ATGGGGAGGTGGGCCCTGGACGTGGCCTTTGTGTGGAGGGCAGTGTTGACCCTGGGGCTGGTCCTTCTCTACTACTGCTTCTCCATCGGCATCACCTTCTACAACAAATGGCTGACAAAG AGCTTCCACTTCCCCCTCTTCATGACGATGCTGCACCTGGCCGTGATCTTCCTGTTCTCCGCCCTGTCCAGGGCGCTGGTCCAGTGCTCCAGCCACAGGGCCCGCGTGGTGCTGAGCTGGACCGACTACCTCAGAAGAGTAGCTCCGACAG CGCTGGCTACGGCACTTGACGTGGGCTTGTCCAACTGGAGCTTCCTCTACATCACCGTCTCACT GTACACAATGACCAAATCCTCAGCCGTCCTCTTCATCTTGATCTTCTCTCTGATCTTCAAGCTGGAGGAGCTG CGGGCGGCGCTGGTCCTGGTGGTCCTCCTCATCGCCGGGGGCCTCTTCATGTTCACCTACAAGTCCACGCAGTTCAACACGGAGGGCTTTGCCTTGGTGCTGGGGGCCTCGTTCATCGGTGGCATTCGCTGGACCCTCACGCAGATTCTCCTGCAGAAGGCGGATCTTG GGCTCCAGAACCCCATCGACACCATGTTCCACCTGCAGCCACTCATGTTTCTCGGGCTCTTCCCCCTCTTTGCCATATTTGAAG GTCTCCATTTGTCCACATCTGAGAAAATCTTCCGTTTCCAGGACCCAGGGCTGCTCCTGCGGGTACTCGGGAGCCTCTTCCTTGGCGGGATTCTTGCCTTTGGTTTGGGTTTCTCCGAGTTCCTCCTGGTTTCCAGAACCTCCAGCCTTACTCTCTCCATTGCCGGCATTTTTAAG GAAGTCTGCACTTTGCTGTTGGCAGCTCATCTGCTGGGCGACCAGATCAGCCTCCTGAACTGGCTGGGCTTCGCCCTCTGCCTCTCGGGAATATCCCTGCACGTCGCCCTCAAAGCCCTGCACTCCAGAG GTGATGGCGACCCTAAACCCTCAAAGGGGCTGGGCTCCAACCCCGACCTGGAGCTGCTGCTCCGGAGCAGCCAGCCGGAGGAAGTGGATAATGAGGCGGCGGAGGAGGACTTTGTGGCCCAGGGGTAG
- the SLC35C2 gene encoding solute carrier family 35 member C2 isoform X4 translates to MGRWALDVAFVWRAVLTLGLVLLYYCFSIGITFYNKWLTKSFHFPLFMTMLHLAVIFLFSALSRALVQCSSHRARVVLSWTDYLRRVAPTALATALDVGLSNWSFLYITVSLYTMTKSSAVLFILIFSLIFKLEELVRPQHPLSPSCPLRCGRRWSWWSSSSPGASSCSPTSPRSSTRRALPWCWGPRSSVAFAGPSRRFSCRRRILGSRTPSTPCSTCSHSCFSGSSPSLPYLKDPGLLLRVLGSLFLGGILAFGLGFSEFLLVSRTSSLTLSIAGIFKVMATLNPQRGWAPTPTWSCCSGAASRRKWIMRRRRRTLWPRGSSHQPGEQL, encoded by the exons ATGGGGAGGTGGGCCCTGGACGTGGCCTTTGTGTGGAGGGCAGTGTTGACCCTGGGGCTGGTCCTTCTCTACTACTGCTTCTCCATCGGCATCACCTTCTACAACAAATGGCTGACAAAG AGCTTCCACTTCCCCCTCTTCATGACGATGCTGCACCTGGCCGTGATCTTCCTGTTCTCCGCCCTGTCCAGGGCGCTGGTCCAGTGCTCCAGCCACAGGGCCCGCGTGGTGCTGAGCTGGACCGACTACCTCAGAAGAGTAGCTCCGACAG CGCTGGCTACGGCACTTGACGTGGGCTTGTCCAACTGGAGCTTCCTCTACATCACCGTCTCACT GTACACAATGACCAAATCCTCAGCCGTCCTCTTCATCTTGATCTTCTCTCTGATCTTCAAGCTGGAGGAGCTGGTGAGGCCCCAGCATCCCCTgagtccctcctgccccctcaggTG CGGGCGGCGCTGGTCCTGGTGGTCCTCCTCATCGCCGGGGGCCTCTTCATGTTCACCTACAAGTCCACGCAGTTCAACACGGAGGGCTTTGCCTTGGTGCTGGGGGCCTCGTTCATCGGTGGCATTCGCTGGACCCTCACGCAGATTCTCCTGCAGAAGGCGGATCTTG GGCTCCAGAACCCCATCGACACCATGTTCCACCTGCAGCCACTCATGTTTCTCGGGCTCTTCCCCCTCTTTGCCATATTTGAAG GACCCAGGGCTGCTCCTGCGGGTACTCGGGAGCCTCTTCCTTGGCGGGATTCTTGCCTTTGGTTTGGGTTTCTCCGAGTTCCTCCTGGTTTCCAGAACCTCCAGCCTTACTCTCTCCATTGCCGGCATTTTTAAG GTGATGGCGACCCTAAACCCTCAAAGGGGCTGGGCTCCAACCCCGACCTGGAGCTGCTGCTCCGGAGCAGCCAGCCGGAGGAAGTGGATAATGAGGCGGCGGAGGAGGACTTTGTGGCCCAGGGGTAGCAGCCACCAGCCCGGGGAGCAGCTTTGA
- the SLC35C2 gene encoding solute carrier family 35 member C2 isoform X6: MGRWALDVAFVWRAVLTLGLVLLYYCFSIGITFYNKWLTKSFHFPLFMTMLHLAVIFLFSALSRALVQCSSHRARVVLSWTDYLRRVAPTALATALDVGLSNWSFLYITVSLYTMTKSSAVLFILIFSLIFKLEELVRPQHPLSPSCPLRCGRRWSWWSSSSPGASSCSPTSPRSSTRRALPWCWGPRSSVAFAGPSRRFSCRRRILGSRTPSTPCSTCSHSCFSGSSPSLPYLKVSICPHLRKSSVSRTQGCSCGYSGASSLAGFLPLVWVSPSSSWFPEPPALLSPLPAFLR, from the exons ATGGGGAGGTGGGCCCTGGACGTGGCCTTTGTGTGGAGGGCAGTGTTGACCCTGGGGCTGGTCCTTCTCTACTACTGCTTCTCCATCGGCATCACCTTCTACAACAAATGGCTGACAAAG AGCTTCCACTTCCCCCTCTTCATGACGATGCTGCACCTGGCCGTGATCTTCCTGTTCTCCGCCCTGTCCAGGGCGCTGGTCCAGTGCTCCAGCCACAGGGCCCGCGTGGTGCTGAGCTGGACCGACTACCTCAGAAGAGTAGCTCCGACAG CGCTGGCTACGGCACTTGACGTGGGCTTGTCCAACTGGAGCTTCCTCTACATCACCGTCTCACT GTACACAATGACCAAATCCTCAGCCGTCCTCTTCATCTTGATCTTCTCTCTGATCTTCAAGCTGGAGGAGCTGGTGAGGCCCCAGCATCCCCTgagtccctcctgccccctcaggTG CGGGCGGCGCTGGTCCTGGTGGTCCTCCTCATCGCCGGGGGCCTCTTCATGTTCACCTACAAGTCCACGCAGTTCAACACGGAGGGCTTTGCCTTGGTGCTGGGGGCCTCGTTCATCGGTGGCATTCGCTGGACCCTCACGCAGATTCTCCTGCAGAAGGCGGATCTTG GGCTCCAGAACCCCATCGACACCATGTTCCACCTGCAGCCACTCATGTTTCTCGGGCTCTTCCCCCTCTTTGCCATATTTGAAG GTCTCCATTTGTCCACATCTGAGAAAATCTTCCGTTTCCAGGACCCAGGGCTGCTCCTGCGGGTACTCGGGAGCCTCTTCCTTGGCGGGATTCTTGCCTTTGGTTTGGGTTTCTCCGAGTTCCTCCTGGTTTCCAGAACCTCCAGCCTTACTCTCTCCATTGCCGGCATTTTTAAG GTGA